One region of Streptomyces leeuwenhoekii genomic DNA includes:
- a CDS encoding acyltransferase family protein, translating into MGRHRKAAAPPAPAAPARAPHSPGPPDTAGRDRYFDALRAAALVRVVTYHTFGWAWAGLVFPSMGIMFALAGTLMAKSLRRPAPGVIRRRLRRLLPPFWFWGAFVVAAMLVHGWRPGGEIVHWIVPLGDPPGEAWAEQAWEIAWYLRTYLWFVLLSPLLLRLFRRAPVPVLLGSLAPVVVFTFAWQPPENRLGGALTDLATYLFCWLLGFAHHDGVLRRARPAAAVALSAAALACGLWYALAHQAEYGTYDLDENPLAQALWSAGFVTLLLYAKARRGTDLAGLARVRWLDRLVTVLNARAVTVYLWHEIALILAVPLTDLLWRVPACAAYLPLGSQWFLFGVCWLLLAALVPLCGWVEDLAARRKPRLLP; encoded by the coding sequence ATGGGCAGGCACCGCAAGGCGGCGGCGCCGCCCGCGCCCGCCGCCCCGGCCCGCGCCCCGCACTCCCCGGGGCCCCCGGACACCGCGGGCCGGGACCGCTACTTCGACGCCCTGCGCGCCGCCGCCCTGGTCCGCGTCGTCACGTACCACACCTTCGGCTGGGCCTGGGCCGGGCTGGTCTTCCCGTCGATGGGGATCATGTTCGCCCTGGCCGGCACCCTGATGGCGAAGTCGCTGCGGCGGCCCGCGCCCGGGGTGATCCGGCGCAGGCTCCGGCGCCTGCTGCCGCCGTTCTGGTTCTGGGGCGCCTTCGTGGTCGCCGCCATGCTGGTGCACGGCTGGCGGCCGGGCGGGGAGATCGTCCACTGGATCGTGCCGCTCGGCGACCCGCCGGGCGAGGCGTGGGCCGAGCAGGCGTGGGAGATCGCCTGGTACCTGCGGACCTATCTGTGGTTCGTCCTGCTCTCCCCGCTGCTGCTGCGCCTGTTCCGGCGGGCGCCCGTGCCGGTGCTGCTGGGCTCCCTCGCCCCGGTCGTGGTGTTCACGTTCGCCTGGCAGCCGCCGGAGAACCGCCTCGGCGGCGCGCTGACGGACCTCGCGACCTACCTGTTCTGCTGGCTGCTCGGCTTCGCCCACCACGACGGGGTGCTGCGCCGCGCACGGCCCGCCGCGGCCGTGGCCCTGTCGGCGGCCGCGCTCGCCTGCGGCCTCTGGTACGCCCTGGCCCACCAGGCCGAGTACGGCACCTACGACCTCGACGAGAACCCGCTCGCCCAGGCCCTGTGGTCGGCCGGTTTCGTGACGCTGCTGCTGTACGCCAAGGCCCGGCGCGGCACGGACCTCGCCGGGCTCGCCCGGGTGCGGTGGCTGGACCGGCTGGTGACCGTGCTCAACGCGCGGGCCGTCACGGTCTACCTGTGGCACGAGATCGCGCTGATCCTGGCCGTCCCGCTGACCGACCTGCTCTGGCGGGTGCCCGCCTGCGCGGCGTACCTGCCGCTGGGCAGCCAGTGGTTCCTGTTCGGCGTCTGCTGGCTGCTGCTCGCCGCGCTGGTGCCGCTGTGCGGGTGGGTGGAGGACCTGGCGGCGCGGCGGAAGCCGAGGCTGCTGCCGTGA
- a CDS encoding demethylmenaquinone methyltransferase yields MTRASLDKQPHEVASMFDDVAERYDLTNDVLSLGHARLWRKEVARAVDARPAQKVLDLAAGTATSSLPFARTGAYVVPCDFSLGMLRVGKQRHSWLPFTAGDATRLPFKDDTFDAVTISFGLRNVHDTDAALRELHRVTRPGGRVVICEFSHPTWAPFRTVYTEYLMRALPPVARAVSSNPDAYVYLAESIRAWPDQPALAARLGGAGWTKVAWRNLTGGVVALHRGFKAG; encoded by the coding sequence GTGACCCGCGCCTCCCTGGACAAGCAGCCGCACGAAGTCGCCTCGATGTTCGACGACGTGGCGGAACGGTACGACCTGACCAACGACGTGCTCTCGCTCGGCCATGCCCGGCTGTGGCGCAAGGAGGTCGCCCGGGCCGTCGACGCCCGTCCGGCGCAGAAGGTGCTGGACCTGGCCGCCGGCACGGCGACCTCGTCGCTCCCCTTCGCCCGCACCGGCGCCTACGTCGTGCCCTGCGACTTCTCCCTCGGCATGCTGCGGGTCGGCAAGCAGCGGCACTCCTGGCTGCCGTTCACCGCCGGCGACGCCACCCGGCTGCCCTTCAAGGACGACACCTTCGACGCGGTGACGATCTCCTTCGGGCTGCGCAACGTCCACGACACCGACGCCGCGCTGCGCGAGCTGCACCGGGTGACGCGGCCCGGCGGACGCGTGGTCATCTGCGAGTTCTCCCACCCCACCTGGGCGCCGTTCCGCACCGTCTACACCGAGTACCTGATGCGGGCGCTGCCGCCGGTGGCCCGCGCGGTCTCCTCCAACCCGGACGCCTACGTCTACCTCGCCGAGTCCATCCGCGCCTGGCCGGACCAGCCCGCGCTCGCCGCGCGCCTGGGCGGGGCCGGCTGGACGAAGGTGGCGTGGCGCAACCTCACCGGCGGCGTGGTGGCGCTGCACCGGGGGTTCAAGGCGGGCTGA
- a CDS encoding GNAT family N-acetyltransferase, translating to MNRALPVVRLRVPTHEDAVAWHRVFDHPDVMEFHGGRSAELSVYEELTARQRRHDAERGFCLWTVLDEAGDVIGFTGAQPWPWEWGPTGEIEIGWRLGRTHWGKGYVTAAARETLRRVRAAGVPGVVAMVDARNARSIAVTRRLGMNLAEVYTTPSRREGHCYRLAL from the coding sequence GTGAACCGAGCTCTCCCCGTGGTACGGCTCCGCGTCCCCACCCATGAGGACGCGGTCGCCTGGCACCGGGTGTTCGACCACCCGGACGTCATGGAGTTCCACGGCGGCAGGTCCGCCGAACTGTCCGTCTACGAGGAGCTGACCGCCCGCCAGCGCCGGCACGACGCCGAGCGCGGCTTCTGCCTGTGGACCGTGCTGGACGAGGCCGGGGACGTCATCGGCTTCACGGGAGCCCAGCCCTGGCCGTGGGAGTGGGGCCCGACGGGCGAGATCGAGATCGGCTGGCGGCTGGGGCGGACCCACTGGGGCAAGGGCTACGTCACGGCGGCGGCCCGGGAGACGCTGCGGCGGGTGCGCGCCGCGGGCGTGCCGGGCGTGGTGGCCATGGTCGACGCCCGCAACGCCCGCTCCATCGCGGTCACCCGGCGGCTGGGCATGAACCTGGCGGAGGTCTACACGACGCCGTCCCGGCGGGAGGGGCACTGCTACCGGCTCGCCCTGTGA
- a CDS encoding bifunctional polysaccharide deacetylase/glycosyltransferase family 2 protein, translating to MTTTTPSRGRRRAPSRIERAAGKAAALQRPRVLLALLLLLALTSVLLLDGYLRAEVGDDQRVRAGAGADDVPEDVLEGGPILTFPGGRATTVSVPDKTIVLTFDDGPDPTWTPQVLKILEKHDVPGTFFVVGSMVARHPDIVRDMVEQGDEVGVHTFTHVDLSYQSESRVTRELEQTQLALAGAAGITTTLFRAPYSSQTDAIDDYSWPVYQQLGEDGYTSVFIDTDSDDWKEPGVSKIVQWATPEDGEGASVLFHDAGGDRSQTIAALPKYIEKMKAKGYTFTTVSGAMEQQQQEAAGAAQGGTPPGAAAAGTGRGLQAAHHRATGTTLWEGRALVAAVAVAEWTVPALSAGLVVVGVAVLGRFGLMLVLARRHHRRRNRRRFGWGPPVTRPVSVIVPAYNEKECIANTLRSLARSTHPIEIIVVDDGSTDGTAEIAESLGLPDVRVVRQANAGKPAALNNGVRHARHDIVVMMDGDTVFEPETVRQLVQPFADPSVGAVAGNAKVGNRRTLIGAWQHIEYVMGFNLDRRMYDLLRCMPTIPGAIGAFRREAVLQAGGMSEDTLAEDTDITIALHRAGWRVVYQEHARAWTEAPGSLKQLWSQRYRWSYGTMQALWKHRGALTDRGPSGRFGRVGLPLVVLFQILTPLFAPLIDVFTAYSMIFIDFRAALLAWLAVLAVQMLCAAYAFRLDGEKYRYLLMMPLQQLAYRQMMYLVLIHSCVTALTGGRLRWQKLKRTGEVGTPAGTA from the coding sequence ATGACCACGACCACACCCTCACGAGGCCGCCGCCGCGCCCCCTCCCGGATCGAGCGGGCCGCGGGCAAGGCCGCCGCGCTCCAGCGGCCGCGGGTCCTGCTCGCCCTGCTCCTGCTGCTCGCGCTGACCTCGGTACTCCTCCTCGACGGCTATCTGCGCGCGGAAGTCGGCGACGACCAGCGCGTACGCGCCGGCGCCGGCGCCGACGACGTACCGGAGGACGTCCTCGAAGGCGGGCCGATCCTCACCTTCCCGGGCGGGCGGGCCACGACCGTCTCCGTCCCCGACAAGACGATCGTGCTCACCTTCGACGACGGCCCCGACCCCACCTGGACGCCACAGGTCCTGAAGATCCTGGAGAAGCACGACGTGCCCGGCACGTTCTTCGTGGTCGGCTCGATGGTCGCGCGCCACCCGGACATCGTGCGGGACATGGTCGAGCAGGGCGACGAGGTGGGCGTCCACACCTTCACCCACGTCGACCTCTCCTACCAGAGCGAGTCCCGCGTCACCCGTGAGCTGGAGCAGACCCAGCTCGCCCTCGCGGGCGCGGCCGGCATCACCACCACGCTCTTCCGGGCGCCGTACTCCTCCCAGACCGACGCCATCGACGACTACAGCTGGCCCGTCTACCAGCAACTCGGCGAGGACGGCTACACCAGCGTCTTCATCGACACCGACAGCGACGACTGGAAGGAGCCGGGCGTCTCCAAGATCGTCCAGTGGGCCACGCCCGAGGACGGCGAGGGCGCCTCCGTGCTCTTCCACGACGCCGGCGGCGACCGGTCGCAGACCATCGCGGCACTGCCGAAGTACATCGAGAAGATGAAGGCGAAGGGCTACACCTTCACCACCGTCAGCGGCGCCATGGAGCAGCAGCAGCAGGAGGCGGCCGGTGCCGCCCAGGGCGGCACGCCCCCCGGCGCTGCCGCCGCCGGCACCGGCCGCGGCCTCCAGGCCGCCCACCACCGGGCCACCGGCACGACCCTGTGGGAGGGCAGGGCCCTCGTCGCGGCCGTCGCCGTCGCCGAGTGGACGGTACCGGCGCTCTCGGCCGGGCTGGTGGTCGTGGGCGTGGCCGTCCTGGGCCGCTTCGGCCTGATGCTGGTCCTCGCCCGCCGCCACCACCGGCGGCGCAACAGGCGCCGGTTCGGCTGGGGACCGCCCGTCACCCGGCCGGTGAGCGTGATCGTCCCGGCGTACAACGAGAAGGAGTGCATCGCCAACACCCTCCGGTCGCTGGCGCGCAGCACCCACCCGATCGAGATCATCGTCGTGGACGACGGCTCCACGGACGGCACCGCGGAGATCGCCGAGTCCCTCGGCCTGCCGGACGTCCGCGTCGTCCGGCAGGCGAACGCGGGCAAGCCCGCCGCCCTCAACAACGGCGTCCGGCACGCCCGCCACGACATCGTCGTGATGATGGACGGCGACACCGTCTTCGAGCCGGAGACCGTACGGCAGCTCGTGCAGCCCTTCGCCGACCCGTCCGTCGGCGCGGTCGCGGGCAACGCCAAGGTCGGCAACCGGCGCACCCTCATCGGCGCCTGGCAGCACATCGAGTACGTGATGGGCTTCAACCTCGACCGCCGCATGTACGACCTGCTGCGCTGCATGCCGACCATCCCCGGCGCCATCGGCGCCTTCCGCCGCGAGGCCGTCCTCCAGGCCGGCGGCATGAGCGAGGACACCCTCGCCGAGGACACCGACATCACCATCGCCCTGCACCGCGCGGGCTGGCGGGTCGTCTACCAGGAGCACGCCCGGGCCTGGACCGAGGCGCCGGGATCGCTGAAACAGCTGTGGTCCCAGCGCTACCGCTGGTCCTACGGCACCATGCAGGCCCTGTGGAAGCACCGCGGGGCGCTGACCGACCGGGGGCCCTCGGGCCGCTTCGGCCGGGTCGGGCTGCCGCTGGTGGTCCTCTTCCAGATCCTCACCCCGCTCTTCGCCCCGCTCATCGATGTGTTCACCGCCTACTCGATGATCTTCATCGACTTCCGTGCGGCGCTGCTGGCGTGGCTGGCGGTGCTGGCCGTGCAGATGCTCTGCGCGGCGTACGCCTTCCGCCTCGACGGGGAGAAGTACCGCTACCTGCTGATGATGCCGCTCCAGCAGCTCGCCTACCGCCAGATGATGTACCTCGTCCTCATCCACTCCTGCGTCACCGCCCTCACCGGCGGCCGGCTGCGCTGGCAGAAACTGAAACGGACGGGGGAAGTGGGCACACCGGCGGGAACCGCCTGA